The Candida dubliniensis CD36 chromosome 2, complete sequence genome contains a region encoding:
- a CDS encoding dynactin subunit, putative (Similar to Mus musculus Dctn5) produces the protein MSDWIETPTENRISKDAQIEDLDNVVMSGNVTINRNVKISFDSLTTSSSPILSIGKYCYIYPDVEIIPSTEKMFIGSYVIIGNSSKIMAKDIGNRVIIEENCVLHSHCVVYDCCLIKSGTVIPHKVVIPPYSKVSGTPGIDFVIQSLHNSYKKTIELEAKQLQILNPS, from the coding sequence ATGAGTGATTGGATAGAAACTCCAACTGAGAATAGAATCTCCAAAGATGCACAAATTGAAGACTTGGATAATGTGGTTATGAGTGGAAATGTCACCATCAATCGCAATGTCAAAATATCCTTTGATTCCCTCACGACATCGTCATCACccattttatcaattggcAAATATTGTTATATATACCCTGACGTAGAAATAATCCCATCTACAGAAAAGATGTTTATTGGATCCTATGTTATTATTGGGAACTCTAGTAAAATTATGGCTAAAGATATTGGTAATAGAGTTATAATTGAAGAGAATTGTGTTTTACATTCTCATTGTGTGGTCTatgattgttgtttaataaaaagTGGTACCGTTATTCCCCATAAAGTAGTGATTCCACCATATAGTAAAGTAAGTGGCACACCAGGAATTGATTTCGTAATACAATCATTACACAATAGTTATAAGAAAACCATAGAATTAGAAGCTAAACAATTACAGATACTTAATCCTTCTTAG
- a CDS encoding ADP-ribosylation factor (ARF) GTPase activating protein (GAP) effector, putative (Similar to S. cerevisiae AGE2) gives MALPSSKKTHSEQHKQILKQLLKEDANKTCADCKVSKNPRWASWNLGCFICIRCSGIHRSMGTHISKVKSVDLDAWTDDQIENMVKWGNSIVNQYWEDKLPSGYIPDQSKIENFIRTKYDLRKWTMSKNLPDPLSLNKNKAGSTATTSGTQQPKHETKSHSNTTLSNDINLLDTNSNKKSSDEEFGSFTVTRSPHKRSTKLAPPPTKTVLPAAPTTPGLQQQQQQPLQSAQNTGGSVSSMGRPDLKKSILSLYASPSSSNSFIQQQQQQSLGMNSLSNSLSSLNIQGGNSTSNNNVYRSSNPVNTPNNHNQRHPLVNSTPSLNNNQSKQNWNNEWTTDTFTSSPSIPSSSSSSLAGTSNYKTTSSLNVNGLDDDLFKNVWG, from the coding sequence ATGGCATTACCATCGTCGAAAAAGACTCATCTGGAACAACATAAACAGATTCTTAAACAGCTATTGAAAGAAGACGCCAATAAAACTTGTGCTGATTGCAAAGTTTCCAAAAACCCTCGATGGGCATCATGGAACTTAGGATGTTTTATCTGTATTCGATGTTCTGGGATCCATCGTAGCATGGGAACACATATATCCAAAGTGAAAAGTGTCGATTTGGATGCATGGACAGatgatcaaattgaaaatatggTTAAATGGGGTAATTCCATTGTTAACCAATACTGGGAAGATAAATTGCCCAGTGGATATATTCCTGATCAACTGAAAATTGAGAATTTTATTCGTACAAAATATGATTTGAGAAAATGGACCATGAGTAAGAACTTGCCTGATCCATTGTcattgaataaaaataaagcTGGCAGTACTGCCACTACTAGTGGTACTCAGCAACCCAAGCACGAGACAAAATCTCACTCAAATACCACATTACTGAATgatatcaatttattggatACTAATAGTAACAAGAAAAGCAGTGATGAGGAATTTGGAAGTTTTACAGTCACAAGGTCTCCTCATAAAAGAAGTACTAAGTTGGCACCGCCACCTACAAAGACTGTGTTACCTGCAGCACCAACAACACCAGGTTtacagcaacagcaacagcaaccaCTTCAATCAGCACAAAATACTGGTGGCAGTGTTTCAAGTATGGGAAGAcctgatttgaaaaaatcaatccTTTCATTATATGCATCTCCTTCATCTTCAAACAGTTTtattcaacaacagcaacaacaatcgCTTGGTAtgaattcattatcaaactCATTATCAAGTTTGAATATACAAGGTGGAAACTCCAcctccaacaacaacgtaTACCGTTCTTCAAACCCAGTGAACACTCCAAATAATCATAACCAACGTCATCCATTAGTCAATTCAACTCCATCGCTTAATAACAATCAGTCTAAACAAAATTGGAACAATGAATGGACTACCGACACATTTACTTCTTCACCTTCAATTCCATCGTCTTCGTCGTCATCATTAGCTGGTACTTCCAATTACAAGACCACTTCATCATTAAACGTTAATGGGTTAGATGACGATTTGTTCAAGAATGTATGGGGGtga
- a CDS encoding mitochondrial NAD+ transporter, putative (Similar to S. cerevisiae YIA6;~In S. cerevisiae: disputed role as a pyruvate transporter), protein MSNDPASVLENTKDSSQLPDFSDIVQGEDLEFRQSKTPTFPVVHKIEKLGEIPPPTILSRLSNNQLITIAGAASGFLAGIVVCPLDVVKTRLQAQGTVGENLKYNGFLGTFQTILHEEGIRGLYRGLVPTMIGYLPTWTIYFTVYEQAKKFYPSFLQQYNIENPSIVHFCSALTAGMTSSIAVNPIWVVKTRLMVQTGKEGQQVYYRGTFDAFKKMYQHEGLKVFYSGLIPSLFGLLHVGIHFPVYEKLKSLFHCNLVSNDSSSNGVLWRLIAASSFSKMVASTVTYPHEILRTRMQLRRDKGKSKSLIKTVSSIFQKDGIRGFYSGYFTNLARTLPASAVTLVSFEYFKTYLLEINGRLKSKFTH, encoded by the coding sequence ATGTCAAATGATCCAGCATCAGTACTAGAAAATACAAAGGATTCATCCCAACTCCCTGATTTTTCCGATATAGTACAGGGAGAAGATTTAGAATTTCGCCAGTCTAAAACACCCACTTTCCCCGTTGTGCACAAGATTGAGAAACTAGGAGAGATACCACCACCTACCATACTATCTCGACTTTCAAACAATCAGTTAATTACCATCGCTGGTGCAGCATCTGGGTTTCTAGCAGGAATAGTGGTGTGTCCTTTAGATGTGGTAAAAACTCGATTACAAGCTCAAGGTACCGTGGGGGAAAATTTAAAGTATAATGGGTTTTTAGGGACATTTCAAACCATTCTTCATGAAGAAGGGATTCGTGGATTATATCGTGGGTTAGTGCCTACCATGATTGGATATTTGCCTACATGGACGATTTATTTCACCGTATATGAACAAGCTAAAAAATTCTATCCATCATTTTTACAGCAATATAATATCGAGAATCCATCGATTGTACATTTCTGTTCGGCATTGACTGCTGGAATGACTAGTTCGATTGCTGTAAATCCAATTTGGGTTGTGAAAACTCGATTAATGGTACAAACTGGGAAAGAGGGCCAACAGGTATATTATAGGGGCACTTTTGATGCcttcaaaaaaatgtatCAACACGAAGGATTAAAAGTGTTTTATAGTGGGTTGATCCCATCATTGTTTGGATTGTTACATGTTGGAATACATTTCCCCGTGTATGAAAAACTCAAGAGCTTGTTTCATTGCAATTTAGTCTCAAATGATTCTAGTTCAAATGGGGTGTTATGGAGGCTTATTGCTGCGTCTTCTTTCTCGAAAATGGTTGCTAGTACAGTCACTTATCCACATGAAATACTAAGAACAAGAATGCAACTTCGACGTGACAAGgggaaatcaaaatcattaatcaaGACCGTTTCGTCGATTTTCCAAAAGGATGGAATCAGAGGATTTTATTCAGGGTACTTTACTAACTTGGCACGAACGTTACCTGCTAGTGCTGTGACATTGGTTAGttttgaatatttcaaaACATATTTATTAGAGATTAACGGGAGACTTAAAAGTAAGTTTACACATTAG
- the PMI1 gene encoding mannose-6-phosphate isomerase, putative yields MSSEKLFRIQCGYQNYDWGKIGSSSAVAQFVHNSDPSITIDESKPYAELWMGTHPSVPSKAIDLNNQTLRDLVAAKPQEYLGEPIITKFGSSKELPFLFKVLSIEKVLSIQAHPDKKLGAQLHAADPKNYPDDNHKPEMAIAVTDFEGFCGFKPLDQLAKTLTTVPELNEIIGQELVDEFVSGIRLPAEIGSQDDVNNRKLLQKVFGKLMNTNEDIIKQQTTKLLERTEREPQVFKNIDSRLPELIQRLNKQFPNDIGLFCGCLLLNHVGLNKGEAMFLQAKDPHAYISGDIIECMAASDNVVRAGFTPKFKDVKNLVEMLTYSYESVEKQKMPLQEFPRSKGDAVKSVLYDPPIAEFSVLQTIFDKSKGGKQVIEGLNGPSIVIATNGKGTIQITGDDSTKQKIDTGYVFFVAPGSSIELTAHKDNQDQDFTTYRAFVEA; encoded by the coding sequence ATGTCTTcagaaaaattatttagaATCCAATGTGGATACCAGAATTACGATTGGGGTAAAATTGGCTCATCATCAGCAGTTGCCCAGTTTGTCCATAATTCCGACCCATCAATCACCATAGATGAATCTAAACCATACGCTGAATTATGGATGGGTACTCATCCTTCAGTTCCTTCCAAGGCCATTGACttaaataatcaaactTTACGTGATTTGGTCGCTGCTAAACCACAAGAATACTTGGGTGAACCTATCATTACCAAATTTGGTTCGTCAAAGGAATTACCATTCCTTTTCAAAGTGTTATCTATTGAAAAAGTATTATCTATTCAAGCTCATCCTGACAAGAAATTAGGTGCACAATTGCATGCTGCTGATCCTAAGAATTATCCAGACGACAATCACAAACCAGAAATGGCCATTGCTGTTACTGATTTTGAAGGGTTCTGTGGGTTTAAGCCTTTGGATCAATTGGCTAAAACTTTGACTACAGTTCCTGAATTAAACGAAATTATTGGTCAAGAATtggttgatgaatttgttaGTGGTATTAGACTACCAGCAGAAATTGGAAGTCAAGATGATGTTAACAATAGAAAATTGTTACAAAAAGTGTTTGGTAAATTAATGAACACCAATGAAGATATTATAAAGCAACAAACTACTAAATTACTTGAAAGAACAGAAAGGGAACCTCAAGTGTTTAAAAACATTGATTCTAGATTACCAGAGTTAATACAAAGATTGAACAAGCAATTTCCTAATGATATTGGATTATTTTGTGGATGTCTCTTGTTGAACCACGTTGGCTTGAACAAAGGGGAAGCAATGTTTTTACAAGCCAAAGACCCTCATGCATATATTAGTGGtgatataattgaatgTATGGCTGCTTCTGATAATGTTGTTAGAGCTGGGTTCACTCCAAAATTTAAAGATGTGAAAAACCTTGTGGAAATGTTGACTTACTCATATGAATCagttgaaaaacaaaaaatgcCATTACAAGAGTTCCCAAGATCAAAAGGTGATGCTGTCAAATCAGTGTTGTATGATCCTCCAATTGCTGAATTCTCCGTTTTACAAActatttttgataaatccAAAGGTGGTAAACAAGTAATTGAAGGGTTGAATGGTCCTTCTATTGTCATCGCTACCAATGGTAAGGGaacaattcaaattacTGGTGATGATTCCACCAAGCAAAAAATAGATACTGGTTATGTTTTCTTCGTTGCTCCCGGTTCCAGTATTGAATTAACTGCACATAAAGATAACCAAGACCAAGACTTTACTACCTACAGGGCCTTTGTGGAAGCATAG
- a CDS encoding cytoplasmic RNA-binding protein, putative (Similar to S. cerevisiae SGN1), translating into MSEEKVRVPETEEERQERLAKQEEIDGRSVYVGNVDYQSTPEQLEEFFHGVGVIERVTILFDRFSGLPKGYAYIEFEQTESVQKAIDELHGKEFRGRELRVTAKRTNLPGFRRGRGRGGFRGRGRGRGGFRGRGRGRGGFNSRDTRNGDSEQADGDAEHEETS; encoded by the coding sequence ATGTCTGAAGAGAAAGTTAGAGTTCCAGaaactgaagaagaaagacaAGAAAGATTGGctaaacaagaagaaattgatggtCGTTCAGTATATGTTGGTAATGTTGATTATCAAAGTACCCCAGAACAGTTGGAAGAATTTTTCCATGGAGTTGGAGTAATTGAACGTGTCACCATCTTATTTGATAGGTTTAGTGGATTACCTAAGGGATACGCctatattgaatttgaacaaACTGAAAGTGTACAAAAAGCCATTGATGAATTACATGGTAAAGAATTTAGAGGTAGAGAATTAAGAGTCACTGCCAAGAGAACTAATTTACCTGGTTTCAGAAGAGGTAGAGGTAGAGGTGGTTTCAGAGGCAGAGGTAGAGGAAGAGGTGGCTTCAGAGGTAGAGGTAGAGGTAGAGGTGGTTTCAATTCCAGAGACACTAGAAATGGTGACTCTGAACAAGCTGACGGTGATGCCGAGCATGAAGAAACTAGTTAA
- a CDS encoding mitochondrial phosphate carrier protein, putative (Similar to S. cerevisiae PIC2): protein MAGSNLADSLTQPLNDQLKKATDKLTGGGGTSSSSGGSKIKLFTPEYYAACTIGGIIACGPTHSAVTPLDLVKCRRQVNASIYKSNIQGWKTILKTQGDSIFTGLGATFIGYSLQGAGKYGFYEVFKKKYSDLVGPKIAQNYQTGIFLAASASAEFLADIALCPWETIKVKTQTTIPPYANSVFDGWRKIVAAEGFGGLYKGLVPLWCRQIPYTMVKFASFENIVAGIYKYLGKPKSDYTALQQTGVSFLGGYIAGIFCAVVSHPADVMVSKINNEKSSNESVGQAISKIYSKIGFAGLWNGLPVRIIMIGTLTGFQWLIYDSFKVYVGLPTTGGH, encoded by the coding sequence ATGGCAGGAAGTAATTTAGCCGATTCATTGACTCAACCATTGAAcgatcaattgaaaaaagcGACCGATAAATTGAccggtggtggtggtaccAGTTCAAGTTCTGGTGGCagcaaaatcaaattgtttacCCCTGAATATTATGCTGCTTGTACCATTGGTGGGATAATTGCTTGTGGACCAACTCATTCAGCTGTCACTCCATTGGATTTAGTTAAATGTCGTCGTCAAGTGAATGCCAgtatatataaatcaaacatTCAAGGGTGGAAAACCATTTTGAAAACTCAAGGTGATTCGATTTTCACTGGTCTTGGTGCCACCTTTATTGGGTATAGTTTGCAAGGTGCTGGTAAATATGGATTTTATGAAGtatttaaaaagaaatatagTGATTTGGTTGGGCCTAAAATTGCTCAGAATTATCAAACAGGGATTTTTTTGGCAGCTTCGGCTTCAGCAGAATTCTTAGCTGATATTGCTTTGTGTCCTTGGGAAACCATTAAAGTTAAAActcaaacaacaattccTCCCTATGCCAATTCAGTATTTGATGGATGGAGAAAAATCGTTGCTGCTGAAGGGTTTGGTGGCTTATATAAAGGTTTAGTACCATTATGGTGTCGACAAATTCCTTACACCATGGTAAAATTTGCAAGTTTTGAGAATATTGTTGCTGGcatttataaatatttggGTAAACCAAAATCCGATTATACGGCTTTGCAGCAAACTGGGGTCTCTTTCTTGGGAGGTTATATTGCTGGGATCTTCTGTGCTGTTGTGTCTCACCCTGCTGATGTCATGGtatcaaaaatcaataatgaaaaactGTCGAATGAATCTGTTGGTCAAGCAATCTCAAAAATTTATAGCAAAATTGGCTTTGCTGGATTATGGAATGGGTTGCCCGTAAGAATCATTATGATTGGTACTTTGACTGGATTCCAATGGTTGATTTATGATTCATTTAAAGTTTACGTTGGGTTGCCAACAACTGGTGGCCACTAA
- a CDS encoding protein disulfide-isomerase precursor, putative (Similar to S. cerevisiae EPS1), giving the protein MKLSILSSLAFLTTTTAAAVVAGSEANPLVADQVTNDEPKRQSDAGSNSQPKMDVPPTLSMKEFDKLTQEKLVLVEFFSPYCHHCKEFAPTWKETYIKFITEYPDLNIEMKQVNCIESGDLCERENIDFYPNILLYAPAVDKNGKKTGKSKNIDSYPRNLDRNVENIIKYLREATAEYDSGAINLPSSSQLLDVDTMSKIMEGNISTPMFVSFFPATAKQWESIEHRGRLGFSNCEDCLPAKQIWDRLSNKVLSISDTGHFMCRDHREVCDKLKITTNSEPQFIMFLPESIGAIRFDYNDYVDVNRMKWWVQKLFQNSQFEVVSARGITEVMEYTKVLSHEPIAQFYPLKSKVTVVFYYDVDKVTKEDEEILPHLLKTIQESPFNIQLHKGKHKKIEENVLTMGQNLIDYINYDENDKYEFDKSLQVITTLTTKPTILVFKDNSLLADVYQSLSPEDMKTYDKVESFINSIQYPLYGQLTPQLASYYFKKNEKYQDHKVVVLFTDLQDLKGTDNQLYKLSLAAHEYHHLKQKYYFDKFKQSNQGNAAAVEKLQEQNQETIDALKELRQVIPEIWENDQVLFTFIDLPNAYKQFRGVKGWKLNPNNYQVGDVVVLSKDNRYYWNKDTQGNKLTNEPKVLKNVLMSLLAKDDQLKAAIVGSPYGGVLGFMDYVHDYGVFGYIGFFLSIYIVGFLALRLGRRSSRRWLFKRPSSSTPSSGGIIGNNNFMPKKD; this is encoded by the coding sequence ATGAAACTATCTATCTTATCACTGCTTGCGTtcttaacaacaacaacagcagcagcagtagTAGCAGGCTCTGAGGCAAACCCACTCGTTGCAGATCAAGTAACAAACGATGAACCCAAACGTCAATCCGATGCTGGCTCAAATTCACAACCAAAGATGGATGTTCCTCCAACATTATCAATGaaagaatttgataaacttACTCAAGAGAaacttgttcttgttgaatttttttcacCGTATTGTCATCATTGTAAAGAATTTGCACCAACATGGAAGGAGACATATATAAAATTTATCACAGAATATCCTGATTTGAATATTGAAATGAAACAGGTCAATTGTATTGAGAGTGGTGATTTATGTGAGCGTGAGAATATAGATTTTTATCCTAACATCTTATTGTATGCCCCTGCGGTAGATAAAAATGGCAAGAAAACTGGGAAACTGAAAAATATCGATTCATATCCAAGGAATCTTGATAGAAATGTTGAgaatattatcaaatatttacGCGAAGCTACAGCTGAGTATGATTCAGGAGCAATTAATTTGCCTAGTTCTTCGCAATTGTTAGATGTTGACACTATGTCCAAGATCATGGAGGGAAATATTTCTACTCCAAtgtttgtttcatttttccCTGCTACAGCAAAGCAATGGGAAAGCATTGAGCATCGAGGCAGGTTGGGGTTCTCAAATTGTGAGGATTGTTTACCTGCTAAACAAATATGGGATAGGTTATCAAACAAAGTCTTGTCAATTTCCGATACAGGCCATTTCATGTGTCGTGATCATAGAGAGGTTTGTGACAAGTTGAAGATTACCACTAATAGCGAACCTCAATTTATTATGTTTTTACCAGAATCAATAGGGGCCATTCGATTTGATTATAATGATTATGTTGACGTTAATAGGATGAAATGGTGGGTACAGAAATTATTCCAAAATTCTCAATTTGAAGTTGTGTCCGCTCGTGGTATAACCGAAGTCATGGAATACACCAAAGTATTGTCCCATGAACCTATTGCTCAGTTTTATCCATTGAAAAGTAAAGTAACTGTAGTGTTTTATTATGACGTGGATAAGGTCACtaaagaagatgaagagaTATTACCTCATTTACTCAAAACAATCCAAGAATCTCCATTTAATATTCAACTACACAAGGGcaaacataaaaaaatcGAAGAGAATGTTTTAACTATGGGccaaaatttaattgattacaTAAATTATGAcgaaaatgataaatatgaatttgataaatccTTACAAGTTATAACTACTTtaacaacaaaaccaaCGATACTTGTTTTCAAAGATAATTCATTACTCGCCGACGTCTATCAAAGTTTATCCCCTGAAGATATGAAAACATATGACAAAGTAGAGAGTTTCATTAATAGTATACAGTATCCTTTATATGGTCAATTAACACCACAATTGGcttcttattattttaagaaaaatgaaaagtaCCAAGACCATAAAGTTGTGGTATTATTCACCGATTTACAAGACTTGAAGGGAACAGATAATCAATTGTacaaattatcattagcAGCACACGaatatcatcatttaaaacagaagtattattttgataaattcaaacaaaGCAATCAGGGGAACGCTGCTGCAGTGGAAAAATTACAGGAGCAAAATCAAGAAACTATCGATGCATTGAAGGAGTTACGACAAGTAATACCAGAAATATGGGAGAATGACCAAGTCTTGTTTACGTTTATTGATTTACCCAATGCATATAAACAGTTCCGTGGAGTTAAAGGATGGAAACTTAATCCTAATAATTATCAAGTTGGTGATGTGGTTGTGTTATCTAAAGATAACCGCTACTATTGGAACAAAGATACTCAAGGGAACAAATTGACAAACGAACCAAAAGTATTAAAGAATGTATTGATGTCTTTATTAGCTAAGGATGACCAATTGAAAGCAGCAATAGTGGGTAGCCCCTATGGAGGAGTTCTAGGGTTTATGGATTATGTACATGATTATGGAGTTTTTGGTTATATTGGTTTTTTCTTGtcaatttatattgttgGGTTTCTTGCTCTTCGTCtaggaagaagaagcagtAGAAGATGGCTATTTAAAAGGCCGTCTTCATCGACACCTAGCAGTGGTGGTataattggtaataataattttatgCCTAAGAAGGATTAA